The proteins below come from a single Comamonas antarctica genomic window:
- a CDS encoding penicillin-binding protein 1A, with the protein MPTPEKTDKPSSSRSAPPRAPHHWLTKLLFGLVGLAVAVAAGVLLTVAVALAMAYPNLPDVSELADYRPKLPLRVYSAEGALLGEFGEERRTLTPIQEIPKVMTDAVLAIEDTRFFEHGGVDYKGIARAVLANLGAGGKSQGASTITMQVARNVYLSSEKTFTRKIYEVLLTFKLEHLLTKNQILEIYMNQIYLGNRAYGFAAASEAYFGKPLKDISVAEAAMLAGLPKAPSAYNPISNPKRARARQLYIIERMEENGFITAAQAQQAKQEELKISSGSNNTRVHAEYVAEMARQLIFAQYGNEAYTRGINVYTTLNAGEQDAAYTALRKGIMDYERRQHYRGPERFIALPQDPEERENAIDDVLANHPDNGNVMSAVVLDATPRKIVATRADGEKFEITGDGLKPAQSGLSDKAPPNTKLRAGAVIRVVKTPKNTWEITQLPEVEGAFVALDPRTGAIRALVGGFDFGKNKFNHVTQAWRQPGSSFKPFIYSAALEKGFSPATMINDAPIFFSAGTTGGQPWEPKNYDSRYDGPMSMRTGLNKSKNMISIRLLQAIGPKYGQEWVTRFGFEADKHPAYLTMALGAGSVTPMQMVAGYSVFANGGRRVNPWLITRITDHKGRVLSEFVPKPLEQMPEAIPARNAFIMDSMLQDVARVGTAARAQATLKRPDLYGKTGTTNDSVDAWFGGFQPTLAAVTWIGYDTPRNLGSRETGGGLSLPIWIDFMQHALKGVPVAELPVPPGVVNVGGEWFYEEFARNAGVASLGMSDGGGATDTGEAPPPAAEERNRILDLFRN; encoded by the coding sequence ATGCCGACTCCTGAAAAAACCGACAAGCCTTCCTCGTCCCGTTCGGCCCCGCCCCGCGCCCCCCACCACTGGTTGACCAAGCTCCTGTTCGGATTGGTCGGCTTGGCCGTGGCGGTGGCCGCAGGCGTGCTGCTGACGGTGGCGGTGGCGCTGGCCATGGCGTATCCCAACCTGCCCGACGTCTCCGAGCTCGCCGACTACCGTCCCAAGCTGCCGCTGCGCGTGTATTCGGCCGAAGGCGCGCTGCTGGGCGAGTTCGGCGAGGAGCGGCGCACGCTGACGCCGATCCAGGAAATTCCCAAGGTCATGACCGATGCGGTGCTGGCCATCGAAGACACGCGCTTCTTCGAGCACGGCGGCGTCGACTACAAGGGCATTGCGCGCGCCGTGCTGGCCAACCTGGGCGCGGGCGGCAAGAGCCAGGGCGCGTCGACGATCACCATGCAGGTCGCGCGCAACGTCTATCTGTCCTCGGAAAAGACCTTCACGCGCAAGATCTACGAAGTGCTGCTGACCTTCAAGCTCGAGCACCTGCTGACGAAGAACCAGATCCTCGAGATCTACATGAACCAGATCTACCTGGGCAACCGCGCCTATGGTTTCGCGGCCGCGTCCGAAGCCTACTTCGGCAAGCCGCTCAAGGACATCTCGGTGGCCGAGGCCGCGATGCTGGCCGGCCTGCCCAAGGCGCCGTCGGCGTACAACCCGATCAGCAACCCCAAGCGCGCACGCGCGCGCCAGCTCTATATCATCGAACGCATGGAGGAAAACGGGTTCATCACCGCCGCACAGGCCCAGCAGGCCAAGCAGGAAGAACTCAAGATCAGCTCGGGCAGCAACAACACCCGCGTGCATGCCGAGTACGTGGCTGAAATGGCGCGCCAGCTGATCTTCGCCCAGTACGGCAACGAAGCCTACACGCGCGGCATCAATGTCTACACCACGCTCAACGCGGGTGAACAGGACGCGGCCTACACCGCGCTGCGCAAGGGCATCATGGACTACGAGCGCCGCCAGCACTACCGCGGCCCCGAGCGCTTCATCGCGCTGCCGCAGGACCCGGAGGAGCGCGAGAACGCCATCGATGACGTGCTGGCCAACCACCCCGACAACGGCAACGTGATGTCCGCCGTGGTGCTGGACGCCACGCCGCGCAAGATCGTCGCGACGCGTGCCGACGGCGAGAAGTTCGAGATCACCGGCGACGGCCTCAAGCCCGCCCAGTCGGGCCTCAGCGACAAGGCACCGCCCAATACCAAGCTGCGCGCCGGCGCCGTGATCCGCGTGGTCAAGACACCGAAGAACACCTGGGAGATCACCCAGCTGCCCGAGGTCGAGGGCGCGTTTGTCGCACTCGACCCGCGTACCGGCGCGATCCGCGCACTGGTCGGCGGCTTCGACTTCGGCAAGAACAAGTTCAACCACGTGACGCAGGCCTGGCGCCAGCCGGGTTCGAGCTTCAAGCCCTTCATCTACTCGGCGGCGCTGGAAAAAGGCTTCTCGCCGGCGACGATGATCAACGACGCGCCGATCTTCTTCAGCGCCGGCACCACCGGCGGCCAGCCCTGGGAGCCGAAGAACTACGACTCGCGCTATGACGGCCCGATGAGCATGCGCACCGGCCTGAACAAGTCGAAGAACATGATCTCGATCCGCCTGCTGCAGGCGATCGGCCCCAAGTACGGCCAGGAATGGGTCACGCGTTTCGGCTTCGAAGCCGACAAGCACCCGGCCTACCTGACCATGGCGCTGGGCGCGGGCTCGGTCACGCCGATGCAGATGGTGGCGGGCTACTCGGTGTTCGCCAACGGCGGACGCCGCGTGAACCCGTGGCTGATCACGCGCATCACCGACCACAAGGGCCGCGTGCTGTCCGAATTCGTGCCCAAGCCGCTCGAACAGATGCCCGAGGCGATCCCGGCACGCAATGCCTTCATCATGGACAGCATGCTGCAGGACGTGGCCCGCGTCGGCACCGCGGCGCGCGCCCAGGCGACGCTCAAGCGCCCCGACCTCTACGGCAAGACCGGCACCACCAACGACTCGGTCGATGCCTGGTTCGGCGGCTTCCAGCCGACGCTGGCGGCGGTGACCTGGATCGGCTACGACACGCCGCGCAACCTGGGCTCGCGCGAGACCGGCGGCGGGCTGAGCCTGCCGATCTGGATCGACTTCATGCAGCACGCGCTCAAGGGCGTGCCCGTGGCCGAACTGCCCGTGCCGCCGGGCGTGGTCAACGTCGGCGGCGAATGGTTCTATGAGGAGTTCGCGCGCAATGCGGGCGTGGCCAGCCTGGGCATGTCCGACGGCGGCGGCGCCACCGACACCGGCGAGGCGCCACCGCCGGCCGCCGAGGAACGCAACCGCATCCTCGACCTGTTCCGGAACTGA
- the cyaY gene encoding iron donor protein CyaY, with protein MNDLEFLDCAEKLLLAVEQGCDRINDDTDADIDAQRVGGMVTLSFPNRSQIVINLQKPLHEVWLAAKAGGFHFRYDTGQSCWLDTKGEGEFFACLSRYASEQSGLQLTFSA; from the coding sequence ATGAACGACCTTGAATTCCTGGACTGCGCTGAAAAACTGCTGCTGGCGGTGGAGCAGGGCTGCGACCGCATCAACGATGACACCGATGCCGACATCGACGCCCAGCGCGTGGGCGGCATGGTCACGCTGTCGTTTCCCAACCGCAGCCAGATTGTGATCAACCTGCAGAAACCTCTGCACGAAGTGTGGCTGGCGGCCAAGGCCGGCGGATTCCACTTCCGCTACGATACCGGCCAGTCCTGCTGGCTCGACACCAAGGGCGAGGGCGAGTTCTTTGCCTGCCTGAGCCGCTATGCGTCGGAACAGTCCGGGCTGCAACTGACTTTCAGCGCCTGA
- the lptM gene encoding LPS translocon maturation chaperone LptM, with translation MLRASQILVRSFALALSAASLLACGQRGPLYLPTAPEAAQRATLPQTLRPPIFDDAPETSDPAPLLPANAR, from the coding sequence ATGTTGAGAGCTTCCCAAATTCTAGTCAGGTCTTTTGCCCTTGCGCTGAGTGCGGCGTCGCTGCTGGCCTGCGGCCAGCGCGGACCGCTCTATCTGCCGACCGCGCCCGAGGCGGCGCAGCGTGCAACGCTGCCTCAGACGCTGCGTCCGCCGATTTTCGACGACGCGCCGGAAACCAGCGACCCCGCGCCGCTGTTGCCCGCCAACGCCCGCTGA
- a CDS encoding MBL fold metallo-hydrolase, whose product MPIELYRDRQHACLMFCDLIEEDGQAVQANQFLIVDGDTGAIIDPGGNLAFNELFMGMVRHFAPARLSYVIASHADPDIIASLDRWMSSTQARLVISRVWERFVPHFTKAGKTDARIIGVPDAGGRLPLGRNELLLLPAHFLHSEGNFHFYDPVSRILFTGDLGASMLSGAQAAVPVTDLAPHIAHMEGFHRRYMVSNKILRLWLQMVRPLDIAMLVPQHGAPIQGRAAIDAFFDWLEHLACGIDLFDQRAYQVSTALIDPVSRLTRAPLRAVNG is encoded by the coding sequence ATGCCGATTGAGCTCTACCGCGACCGGCAGCACGCCTGCCTGATGTTCTGCGACCTGATCGAGGAAGACGGCCAGGCCGTGCAGGCCAACCAGTTCCTGATCGTCGACGGCGATACCGGCGCGATCATCGATCCGGGCGGCAACCTGGCCTTCAACGAACTGTTCATGGGCATGGTGCGCCACTTCGCGCCGGCGCGGCTGTCATATGTGATTGCCTCGCATGCCGACCCGGACATCATTGCCTCGCTCGACCGCTGGATGAGCAGCACCCAGGCGCGGCTCGTGATCTCGCGCGTGTGGGAACGCTTCGTGCCGCATTTCACCAAGGCCGGCAAGACCGACGCGCGCATCATCGGCGTACCCGACGCGGGCGGGCGCCTGCCGCTGGGCCGCAACGAGTTGCTGCTGCTGCCCGCGCATTTCCTGCACTCCGAGGGCAATTTCCATTTCTACGACCCGGTGAGCCGCATCCTGTTCACCGGCGACCTGGGCGCGTCCATGCTCAGCGGCGCGCAGGCCGCGGTGCCGGTCACCGACCTGGCACCGCACATCGCACACATGGAGGGCTTCCACCGGCGCTACATGGTGTCGAACAAGATTCTGCGGCTGTGGCTGCAGATGGTGCGCCCGCTCGACATCGCCATGCTCGTGCCCCAGCATGGCGCGCCCATCCAGGGCCGAGCGGCCATCGACGCGTTCTTCGACTGGCTCGAGCACCTGGCCTGCGGCATCGACCTGTTCGACCAGCGTGCCTACCAGGTCTCGACGGCACTGATCGACCCGGTGTCGCGCCTGACGCGTGCGCCGCTGCGTGCCGTCAACGGGTGA
- a CDS encoding sulfite oxidase heme-binding subunit YedZ, with protein MRAAAPRWKAAFMHPAAKPLLFVLCLLPFAQLLYGAVFDTLGANPAEALLRATGDWTLRFLCVALAVTPARVLLGLPALARFRRMLGLYVFFYALLHLLCYSVFDQGLDLAEIWRDTLERPFILVGMLAFVLLTALAATSPHRMTRLLGARRWQRLHRSVYAVAGLALLHFFWMRAGKNNFAEVLVYTAIIALLLGWRAQRAIRKRRAAA; from the coding sequence ATGCGCGCCGCGGCGCCGCGCTGGAAAGCCGCCTTCATGCACCCCGCAGCCAAGCCGCTGCTGTTCGTGCTGTGCCTGCTGCCGTTTGCGCAGCTGCTGTATGGCGCGGTGTTCGATACGCTGGGCGCGAACCCGGCCGAGGCGCTGCTGCGCGCCACGGGCGACTGGACGCTGCGCTTCCTGTGCGTGGCATTGGCCGTGACGCCCGCTCGCGTGCTGCTGGGCCTGCCGGCGCTGGCGCGCTTTCGGCGCATGCTGGGGCTCTACGTGTTCTTCTATGCGCTGCTGCACCTGCTGTGCTATTCGGTCTTCGACCAGGGGCTGGACCTGGCCGAGATCTGGCGCGACACGCTGGAGCGCCCGTTCATCCTGGTCGGCATGCTGGCCTTCGTGCTGCTCACGGCGCTGGCCGCGACCTCGCCGCACCGCATGACCCGGCTGCTGGGCGCACGCCGCTGGCAGCGGCTGCACCGCAGCGTGTATGCGGTGGCGGGCCTGGCGCTGCTGCATTTCTTCTGGATGCGCGCGGGCAAGAACAATTTTGCCGAGGTACTGGTCTACACCGCCATCATCGCGCTGCTGCTGGGCTGGCGCGCGCAGCGCGCGATCCGCAAGCGCCGCGCGGCGGCATGA
- the msrP gene encoding protein-methionine-sulfoxide reductase catalytic subunit MsrP: MLIRTGHNGFVHPQGSEITPQSAYEGRRRMLRTLAAGAAGATLAGWAARDARAAVERPGKLAALPGAPSQVAGANTMEAPTSYADASQYNNYYEFGLDKADPARNAHTLKTTPWSIKVEGLVAKPRTFGLEELLKLSAQEERIYRLRCVEGWSMVIPWVGYSLAQLLRQVQPLGSAKYVEFVTLADKNQMPGLRSSVLDWPYTEGLRLDEAMHPLTLLAFGMYGEVLPPQNGAPVRLVVPWKYGFKSAKSIVAIRLTDKQPGTAWNKAARNEYGFYSNVNPDVPHPRWSQATERRIGEGGLFAKKRKTLLFNGYGDQVASMYAGMDLKQQF, translated from the coding sequence ATGCTGATACGTACCGGCCATAACGGTTTTGTCCACCCCCAGGGCAGCGAGATCACGCCCCAGTCCGCCTACGAAGGGCGCCGCCGCATGCTGCGCACGCTGGCCGCGGGCGCCGCCGGTGCCACGCTCGCCGGCTGGGCGGCGCGCGATGCGCGCGCGGCCGTCGAGCGCCCGGGCAAGCTGGCCGCGCTGCCGGGCGCGCCCAGCCAGGTGGCGGGCGCGAACACGATGGAAGCGCCCACTTCCTATGCCGATGCCTCGCAGTACAACAACTACTACGAGTTCGGCCTCGACAAGGCCGACCCGGCGCGCAACGCGCACACGCTCAAGACCACGCCCTGGAGCATCAAGGTCGAGGGCCTGGTGGCCAAGCCAAGGACGTTCGGACTGGAGGAGCTGCTCAAGCTCAGCGCGCAGGAAGAGCGCATCTACCGCCTGCGCTGCGTCGAGGGCTGGTCGATGGTCATTCCCTGGGTCGGCTATTCGCTGGCGCAGCTGCTGCGCCAGGTCCAGCCGCTGGGCAGCGCGAAGTACGTCGAGTTCGTGACGCTGGCCGACAAGAACCAGATGCCGGGCCTGCGCAGCAGCGTGCTCGACTGGCCCTACACCGAGGGGCTGCGCCTCGACGAGGCGATGCACCCGCTGACGCTGCTGGCCTTCGGCATGTATGGCGAGGTGCTGCCGCCGCAAAACGGCGCGCCGGTGCGCCTGGTTGTGCCCTGGAAGTACGGCTTCAAGAGTGCCAAGAGCATTGTTGCCATCCGCCTCACCGACAAGCAGCCGGGCACGGCCTGGAACAAGGCCGCGCGCAACGAGTACGGCTTCTATTCGAACGTGAACCCCGACGTGCCGCATCCGCGCTGGAGCCAGGCCACCGAGCGGCGCATCGGCGAGGGCGGGCTGTTTGCCAAGAAGCGCAAGACGCTGCTGTTCAATGGCTATGGCGATCAGGTGGCCTCGATGTATGCAGGCATGGATTTGAAGCAACAATTTTGA
- the ccsB gene encoding c-type cytochrome biogenesis protein CcsB gives MTTATTDSSETITLHSGYFSRRNGFDWLFAVIVAAGGLFALQRYGDYMDVYEKAILLGTIPAVIWLGWFWRPLRTLLLAVGAFSLLALGLYQVDGAGDLARAETVFGLKYFLSSQSAILWMSMLFFMSTIFYWIGMFTSPQEKTMALLGSRIAWVAIAMALIGTMVRWYESYLLGPDIGHIPVSNLYEVFVMFCWMTAAFYLYYEENYDTRALGAFVMLVVSAAVGFLLWYTLVREAHEIQPLVPALKSWWMKLHVPANFIGYGTFALAAMVAFAYLIKQQAGETRWYKLAPLWLLGIVLCFEPIVFRQGATDNGSSYWTVYFGISALIVAGILLARKHIAARLPSFEILDDVMYKSIAVGFAFFTIATVLGALWAAEAWGGYWSWDPKETWALIVWLNYAAWLHMRLVKGLRGTVSAWWALTGLGVTTFAFLGVNMFLSGLHSYGEL, from the coding sequence ATGACGACCGCCACGACCGATTCCTCCGAGACCATCACCCTGCATTCGGGGTATTTTTCACGCCGCAACGGGTTTGACTGGCTGTTTGCCGTGATCGTCGCGGCCGGCGGGCTGTTCGCGCTGCAGCGCTATGGCGACTACATGGATGTCTACGAGAAAGCCATCCTGCTGGGCACGATCCCGGCCGTGATCTGGCTGGGCTGGTTCTGGCGCCCGCTGCGCACGCTGCTGCTGGCCGTGGGCGCGTTCTCGCTGCTGGCGCTGGGCCTGTACCAGGTGGACGGCGCGGGCGATCTGGCGCGCGCCGAGACGGTGTTCGGCCTCAAGTACTTCCTGTCGAGCCAGTCGGCCATCCTCTGGATGAGCATGCTGTTCTTCATGAGCACCATCTTCTACTGGATAGGCATGTTCACCAGTCCGCAAGAGAAGACCATGGCGCTGCTGGGCTCGCGCATCGCGTGGGTGGCGATCGCGATGGCGCTGATCGGCACCATGGTGCGCTGGTACGAGAGCTATCTGCTCGGCCCGGACATCGGCCACATTCCCGTCAGCAATCTCTACGAAGTGTTCGTGATGTTCTGCTGGATGACCGCGGCTTTCTACCTCTACTACGAGGAGAACTACGACACGCGCGCGCTGGGCGCGTTCGTGATGCTGGTGGTGAGCGCGGCCGTGGGTTTCCTGCTCTGGTACACGCTGGTGCGCGAGGCGCACGAGATCCAGCCGCTGGTGCCGGCGCTCAAGAGCTGGTGGATGAAGCTGCATGTGCCGGCCAACTTCATCGGCTACGGCACGTTCGCGCTCGCGGCCATGGTGGCGTTTGCCTACCTGATCAAGCAGCAGGCCGGCGAGACGCGCTGGTACAAGCTCGCGCCGCTGTGGCTGCTGGGCATCGTGCTGTGCTTCGAGCCCATCGTGTTCCGCCAGGGCGCGACCGACAACGGCAGCAGCTACTGGACGGTCTATTTCGGCATCTCGGCGCTGATCGTGGCCGGCATCCTGCTGGCGCGCAAGCACATCGCCGCGCGCCTGCCCTCGTTCGAGATCCTCGACGACGTGATGTACAAGTCGATTGCCGTGGGCTTTGCGTTCTTCACCATCGCCACCGTGCTCGGCGCGCTGTGGGCCGCCGAGGCCTGGGGCGGCTACTGGAGCTGGGACCCGAAGGAGACCTGGGCATTGATCGTCTGGCTCAACTACGCGGCCTGGCTGCACATGCGCCTGGTCAAGGGCCTGCGCGGCACGGTCTCGGCCTGGTGGGCGCTGACCGGCCTGGGCGTGACCACCTTTGCCTTCCTGGGCGTCAACATGTTCCTGAGCGGCCTGCACAGCTACGGAGAACTGTAG
- a CDS encoding cytochrome c biogenesis protein ResB, with protein MSDTTHRATSSFRSRAWRAAVELLSSMRFAIALLTIICIASVIGTVLKQHEPAVNYVNQFGPFWSQLFLALKLNAVYSAWWFLLILAFLVVSTSLCVARHTPKYLADLRSYKENIREKSLEAFRHRAQAEVRGTPREAAERLGKLLATGGWKVRLQQRDTAGGEGWMVAAKAGAAHKLGYIAAHSAIVLICLGGLFDGDLIVRAQMLFGDKTPYTGGGRVSDVAPEHRLSERNPTFRGNLMVAEGTQSSTAILNQSDGVLLQELPFAVELKKFIVEYYSTGMPKLFASEVIIHDKHTGEQTAERIEVNHPAHYKGVEIYQSSFDDGGSSVKMRAVPMDGTGTPFMVEGTIGGSSEFTRAGVGRGDPQDTLTLEYTALRTINVENFGASKGAMDSGTDVRKVDLKAAIDARLGAGHKTTTEKELRNIGPSIGYKLRDASGQAREYQNYMLPVDTGDGNPVYLLGVRENPADAFRFLRVPADAEGSMDTFLRLRTALADPALREQAARRYVATAVDAARPDLREPLMQSALRALEMYAGTTDEAGVKIGGLQAVSRFMEQNVPEAERARAGEVLVRILNGVLFEMAQALREKNGLKPMENDAQTLAFMTQAVFSLSDAQFYPAPMTFMLDDFTHVQASVFQVTRGPGKNVVYLGCLFLILGIFAMLYVRDRRLWIWLAPAGEGASHATMAQSTNRQTMEGDKDFALLTEKLIGAKPIARRPGADK; from the coding sequence ATGTCAGATACCACTCACCGCGCGACTTCCTCCTTTCGATCCCGGGCCTGGCGCGCGGCCGTCGAGTTGCTGTCGTCGATGCGCTTTGCCATTGCATTGCTCACCATCATCTGCATTGCCTCGGTGATCGGCACCGTGCTCAAGCAGCACGAGCCGGCCGTCAACTACGTGAACCAGTTCGGCCCGTTCTGGTCGCAGCTGTTTCTCGCGCTCAAGCTCAACGCGGTCTACAGCGCCTGGTGGTTCCTGCTGATCCTGGCCTTCCTCGTGGTCAGCACCAGCCTGTGCGTGGCGCGCCATACGCCCAAATACCTGGCCGACCTGCGCAGCTACAAGGAAAACATCCGCGAGAAAAGCCTCGAAGCGTTCCGCCACCGGGCCCAGGCCGAGGTCCGCGGCACGCCACGCGAAGCGGCCGAGCGCCTGGGCAAGCTGCTGGCCACGGGCGGCTGGAAAGTCCGCCTGCAGCAGCGCGATACCGCTGGGGGCGAAGGCTGGATGGTGGCCGCCAAGGCCGGCGCGGCGCACAAGCTGGGCTATATCGCGGCGCACAGCGCCATCGTGCTGATCTGCCTGGGCGGGCTGTTCGACGGCGACCTGATCGTGCGCGCGCAGATGCTGTTTGGCGACAAGACGCCCTACACCGGCGGCGGCCGCGTGTCGGATGTCGCGCCCGAACACCGCCTGTCCGAACGCAACCCCACCTTCCGCGGCAATCTGATGGTGGCCGAGGGCACGCAGTCGAGCACTGCCATCCTGAACCAGTCCGATGGCGTGCTGCTGCAGGAGCTGCCGTTCGCCGTCGAGCTGAAGAAATTCATCGTCGAGTACTACTCGACCGGCATGCCCAAGCTGTTCGCCAGCGAAGTGATCATTCACGACAAGCACACCGGCGAGCAGACCGCCGAGCGCATCGAAGTCAACCATCCCGCGCATTACAAGGGCGTGGAGATCTACCAGTCGAGCTTCGATGATGGCGGCTCGTCGGTGAAGATGCGCGCCGTGCCCATGGACGGCACGGGCACGCCCTTCATGGTCGAGGGCACCATTGGCGGCAGCAGCGAATTCACGCGCGCCGGCGTGGGCCGCGGCGACCCGCAGGACACGCTGACGCTGGAATACACCGCCTTGCGCACCATCAACGTCGAGAACTTCGGCGCATCCAAGGGGGCCATGGATTCGGGCACCGATGTGCGCAAGGTCGACCTGAAGGCGGCCATCGATGCGCGCCTGGGCGCGGGCCACAAGACCACGACCGAAAAGGAGCTGCGCAACATCGGCCCGAGCATCGGCTACAAGCTGCGCGATGCCTCGGGCCAGGCGCGCGAATACCAGAACTACATGCTGCCGGTCGACACCGGCGACGGCAACCCGGTGTACCTGCTGGGCGTGCGCGAGAACCCGGCCGACGCCTTCCGCTTCCTGCGCGTGCCGGCCGATGCCGAAGGCTCGATGGACACCTTCCTGCGCCTGCGCACCGCGCTGGCCGATCCCGCGCTGCGCGAGCAGGCCGCGCGCCGCTATGTGGCCACGGCCGTGGATGCCGCGCGCCCCGACCTGCGCGAGCCGCTGATGCAGTCGGCGCTGCGCGCGCTCGAGATGTATGCGGGCACGACGGACGAGGCCGGTGTGAAGATCGGCGGCCTGCAGGCAGTCTCGCGCTTCATGGAGCAGAACGTGCCCGAGGCCGAGCGCGCGCGCGCCGGCGAGGTGCTGGTGCGCATCCTCAATGGCGTGCTGTTCGAGATGGCCCAGGCGCTGCGCGAGAAAAACGGCCTCAAGCCCATGGAAAACGATGCGCAGACGCTGGCGTTCATGACGCAGGCCGTGTTCTCGCTGAGCGATGCCCAGTTCTATCCCGCGCCCATGACCTTCATGCTCGACGATTTCACGCATGTGCAAGCCAGCGTTTTCCAGGTCACGCGCGGGCCCGGCAAGAACGTAGTCTATCTGGGCTGCCTGTTCCTGATCCTGGGCATCTTTGCCATGCTCTATGTGCGTGACCGGCGCCTGTGGATCTGGCTGGCCCCGGCCGGCGAAGGCGCAAGCCACGCCACCATGGCGCAATCCACCAACCGCCAGACCATGGAAGGCGACAAGGATTTCGCCCTGCTGACTGAAAAACTCATTGGGGCGAAGCCGATCGCGCGCCGCCCGGGAGCCGACAAATGA
- a CDS encoding c-type cytochrome, with translation MKLLASMLMAAFLAAPVLPAIAAGETPAAPQANVKLDLTQGAARFAEVCVACHGADGNSTIVANPALAQQHPEYLVKQLRDFKSGARKDPVMQGFASMLSDQEMQNIAGWLASQKSKGGFAKDKELVALGERIFRGGIQDRNIAACAGCHSPNGAGLPVQYPRLAGQHADYTIKQLVEFRDGKRGNSLPMTQVAAKLNDREIKAVADYIAGLR, from the coding sequence ATGAAGTTGCTCGCCTCTATGCTGATGGCTGCCTTTCTGGCAGCACCCGTTCTCCCGGCCATTGCGGCAGGCGAAACGCCCGCGGCGCCGCAGGCAAACGTCAAGCTTGATCTAACGCAAGGCGCTGCGCGCTTTGCTGAGGTATGCGTAGCATGCCACGGAGCGGATGGCAACTCGACCATTGTGGCTAATCCCGCGCTGGCCCAACAGCATCCGGAGTACCTCGTCAAGCAATTGCGCGACTTCAAGAGCGGTGCGCGCAAGGACCCGGTCATGCAGGGCTTTGCCTCGATGCTGTCTGATCAGGAAATGCAGAACATCGCCGGCTGGCTGGCCTCGCAGAAGTCCAAGGGCGGCTTTGCCAAGGACAAGGAACTGGTGGCACTGGGCGAGCGCATCTTCCGCGGCGGCATCCAGGACCGCAACATTGCCGCCTGCGCCGGCTGCCACAGCCCGAACGGCGCCGGCCTGCCCGTGCAGTACCCGCGCCTCGCCGGCCAGCACGCTGACTACACTATTAAACAACTGGTAGAGTTCCGGGATGGCAAGCGTGGCAACAGTCTGCCGATGACGCAGGTGGCGGCCAAGCTCAACGACCGTGAAATCAAGGCGGTTGCGGACTACATCGCCGGCCTGCGCTGA
- the yihA gene encoding ribosome biogenesis GTP-binding protein YihA/YsxC, translating into MTNSSPAPAAGKPSPAIDGKLAMGWMHTARFLTTAAQLHHLPPIDVPEIAFVGRSNAGKSTCINTLTQQKQLAFASKKPGRTQHINLFSLGRQGVTDAVLADLPGYGYAAVSRSDKLRWQQVMVNYLISRSSLTGIVLLCDPRLGLTELDEALLEAVRPRVEDGLKFLILLTKADKLTRAEQAKALSIARLQAGGGEAMLFSALKKQGVEDVAQLLWRWSHPAEPAAATPAVPSAAADSAGEPQAT; encoded by the coding sequence ATGACGAACTCCTCTCCCGCACCGGCTGCGGGCAAGCCTTCCCCCGCCATTGACGGCAAGCTCGCCATGGGCTGGATGCATACCGCACGCTTCCTGACCACCGCCGCACAGCTGCACCACCTGCCCCCGATCGACGTTCCCGAGATCGCCTTCGTCGGCCGCTCCAACGCCGGGAAATCCACCTGCATCAATACCCTGACGCAGCAAAAGCAGCTCGCGTTCGCGTCGAAGAAACCGGGCCGCACGCAGCACATCAACCTGTTCTCGCTGGGCCGCCAGGGCGTCACCGATGCGGTGCTGGCCGACCTGCCCGGCTATGGCTATGCCGCAGTGTCGCGCTCGGACAAGCTGCGCTGGCAACAGGTCATGGTCAACTACCTGATCAGCCGCAGCAGCCTCACCGGCATCGTGCTGCTGTGCGATCCGCGCCTGGGCCTGACCGAGCTCGACGAAGCGCTGCTCGAAGCCGTGCGCCCGCGCGTCGAGGACGGCCTCAAGTTCCTGATCCTGCTGACCAAGGCCGACAAGCTGACGCGCGCCGAACAGGCCAAGGCGCTGTCCATTGCGCGACTGCAGGCCGGCGGCGGCGAGGCAATGTTGTTCTCGGCACTGAAGAAACAGGGTGTGGAGGACGTGGCTCAGCTACTATGGCGTTGGTCGCATCCCGCAGAACCGGCGGCGGCCACGCCCGCAGTGCCGTCCGCAGCCGCGGACAGCGCTGGCGAACCCCAGGCCACCTAG